Within Sebastes fasciatus isolate fSebFas1 chromosome 19, fSebFas1.pri, whole genome shotgun sequence, the genomic segment ATTGGATAAACctcgttttgttttgtctcgACTTCTCTTGTCTCTTCTCGTCTCGTCTTTTATTGTCTTTCCCATTTTGTCTCGTCTCGTCTTGACTCttcttgtcttgttttgtctcctCTTGTCTCATTTTTTCACATCTTGTCTTATTtttagggccgtcaatcgattcaaatatttaatcgtgattaatctcatgattgtccagagttaattgtcattaatcgcaaattaatcagaaattttttatttgttcaaaatgtactttaaagggagatttatcaagtctTTTAGTGTACTTTACTGTTAACTGGGTACTATTGTTGTACAACTAGTCGTGTATTTATGCATATTTCTGTTGacatttaatcctcttatcaacatgggagtggacaaatatgctgctttatgcaaatgtatgtatatatttattattggaaatcaataacaacacaaaacaatgacagatattgtccagaaatatgcatagcccaagtataataataatatagcaataaaaccacagctgattatgactgagacaggataacatgcttaaagaaatcaGGAATAAACTGGAATAAATCGCAAGAGATTGCcgatatcggccgatacacaTGCCAATATGGGAATAAGAGAGTAACGGCacttattttatataaataatgtatttattaattatttaataatttatttttttccacttcatgCACACACTTGTCTCGTCTTTTCACGTCTTTTCTTATCTTTTTTTGCCTCGTCTCTTGTCTTTCCCCATTTTGTCTCGTCTAGTCTAATCCCATCTTGTCATGTCctctcttttttgtcttttcttgtcttgtcttgtcctCACTTGTCTCATCTTTTCCCGCCTTTTCTTGTCTCGTCTCGTCTTTTCTTATCTTTTTTTGCCTCGTCTCGTCTTTCCCCATTTTGTCTTGTCTAGTCTAATCCCATCTTGTCATGTCCTCTCTTTTTGTCCTTTCGTCTCATCTTTTCCCGCCTTTTCTTGTCTTGTCTCGTCTTTCCTAATCTTTTTTCACCTCGTCTCGTGTCTTTTCTTGTCTTTCCCCATGTTGTCTCATCcagtcttgttttgtcttttcttgaCTTATCTTGTCTCATTTTGTCCCGTCTATCTTGTCTTGTCTCATCCcgtctcctgtgtgtgtgtacatgggttTACCTTGGCTTTAACGATGCAGCAGTGGAGGGCGTGGTTCTCCTGCTCGTAGAGGAGGCTGAACTCCAGAGATCCCAGAGTGGCTGCAGGAATAAAATCACAGGAACACGTCAGACGTCTGAGAGAAAAATTGAATCTGAACTGTTTGGAGAAACCAATTTCCCTCTAAAGCTGATAAACATTGATTTGTTGCTCTTCATCGCTCCACCGggaatctctttctctcacggCTGCAGGCACAATTTATATCATTCAAAGTGAAAAAGTAAACATGTGGGACTGGTAAAGATGCTGTCAGGTTCTATAAAGCAGAGGTCTTACTGGCGTCGTCTGAGTCGTAGTCGTCCTCTTCTTCTGTTCGATCCGGTGGGGGTCGTGGGGGGGCGGCGTTGTTGACCGCTGCATTCATTCTGGCTGCAGGAACAGGTGATGAAATGGAGCCGGAGACAACAGGTTGTCTGTTTTCCTCCACAGCTGGAGGGGTCTCCACATCTGCAGCCGGAGCAATCAACACTGTCTGAAACGTCTCTTTATAGGTTGATGTTAAATCTTTTGAACGTTTGGGTTTATTCATAGAAGGAGCAGCGTTGTTTTACCTGAGGTGGGGGCGACCTGCTGCGCGACGGCTCGAGGTGGTTTGGAGGCTAACACATGTCTCTCAGTCTTCATTACAGCTGCTGGACAGGACGGACTCTCATTATAGCTGTCAGCTGTTGTTCTTGCTGTCTGCTCCCATTGTTCTGATCCACAGgacgactgctgctgctgctgctgctgctgctgctgctgctgcggctctGAGGACACAACACCACAATATCACTGACACCACAACAGGAActattgttgctgctgctaAAGGCACagcagcggtggaagaagtactcagatcttctacttaaaaggaccagtgtgtagcatttcaggggaatattcataactatgttttcttaagtgtataatcacatgaaactaggaATCGTTGTCTCTTGCCTCGTCGTGCCCTATTGTTGTGTCATTTCTTGTCTTCTCTCGTTCTATCTTGTCTCATCTTCTCTCatcttgtcttgttttgtctcttcTTGTCTCATTTTGTCTCATTTCGTATGTGTATGTGTCACGTatcagtagcccagaacgaacaaaccaaacctgaaggccaccgtagttttctgacacgcttgtgaaactgcggtaacgtgagatcatggatgtattaaaagaactggatacagcgttggaggcggggtcCCGGTCAGTCCTAtgagagctgctcagtggcgcatgaagcctaaatggctcgacttccgtctggaaaagtacccggatcttggcggagtGGCGTCCGAGATGATTGACGGAGTAGCGTTCGCTCGGTCACATAACTTGGTCATGTGGTCCCAACATCACACCGTCGTCATGGCTtgtgctccagcctcggtctgggtctcactcacatgaacggaggaagggaaataactctggattcagctattagtgagTTTTACTctaggactattagagtgttcgtactgaggagttgattcacctcaaaaaaatatTATCCGCTgggttacagacgtctctttcccaatgtaagtctatgggaaaaagtatttttggcccaattgcatcacgtgacggacacagaagttgtaataccgccgtttggccaccaCGAAAGTCCGGATCGACGACCGGGCGCTCTTCCTTGGGGCTTGCGTGAAATACAGAGTGCagaaccgtggtaccgccagccgccgcctgatgtccgttgctcctaatgccgggtacacactacacaagaatcAAGCTAATTTTTGGGGCCTGATTCCTCTCGATTACATccactttaagtacattttgctgccaatacttctgtacttctacttaaggttttgaatgcaggatttttacttgtaGAGGAGTAACTTTACCCTGctgcttttacttcagtaacagATCTGaacacttcttccaccactgctccaGTCCTTTTCAATAAACTATATTTGCATATTCACACAGGGGTATTTTTGTATGTCATAAAACATGTCAGGAAGGGATCTTAACATTTCTGTCAAAGgtaatttaatataaaaatatatacaatggTGTCAGCTCATGCAAAGTCCTTTGTATTAAACTATATTTGCATATTCACAGAGGAGAAGGAGTGGATTTAATAGCAGTATATAATATTCAGAGCAGAGTGTCAGGAAGGGATTCTTAAATACATTTCAGTCAAAgataatttaatataaatatatatgcagAGTTTAGTCGATAAGAAGAGgaatttaaaatctattcttTATGAACAGCTACTTTTGGTAGTGATGAGTAAAATCTGCATTATGTAGAAATACCCAGCATGCAACAGCTGCCGGACTGAGGCGAGCATAAAGACGGAGTGAAGAGATGATTTTCTTCATTTCACTGAATGACATGATGGATGTTGGCACATCTCATTCTTTGCATATGACTTTCAAATTTCTGAATTTAGGTCAAAAGTGACGCCACGGCGTTTACAGCAGGAGCTAACAGACTGTGGCACGTTGTGTTTGTGGCGCCTCGTGTTCTGTAATGTCATCAGACATCTGTGTCCTGTGGCGAATGCGTTGATGATTATGTTTTAATTAAACATGAATACCATAATTTGGATTTTTGTCTTTGCAGCTTTATTTACTAccaattactactactactttactGGATCCACTTTAACTGTACCTGAACTTaagataaatgataaataacatgatcatatcttttattttacCGAGTAGGAATACGCTTACTGTTGAAGCAGTACTGGCTGTTAGTATTCGAGTGTACTTCAATAAGTATACTGTTATACTACTTTGacaagatatttttaaaaattctTACATCAATCCATCAAATGTAAAAGTACAtgaaaatctaatttaattttaattaacttttGTTTAAACTgatcaaaacatttaaatgaagtACACTATCTTGTattgttttaaatataattaacaTGTAATGTACATACATTAATTTTCAATTGAAGTAGtattgcttattattattattagcatatttatgttaaatacactGAGGTACTAGtactattaaaatgaataatacatGCTAATGGCAAGTTTCCTTGTATAGCAAATAAAAtagtatttttaattaattatttttaattaatcttaatttttattaattaatttaattaattaatttaataaataattttttttggcagttaaatttagaagaaaaataaaaatgtgcttcAAAATTAATTAAGTATACTCAGGGtatattttagtgtactttACTGTTAACTGGGTACTATTGTTGTACAACTAGTCGTGTATTTATGCATATTTCTGTTGAATATGATCAAATTCGAcatgttagaaaaaaaataataataatataaataaaatgataataaataaatattgatatacaatataaacataatatatataataatataaaataaatataaaatatagaaatatatataaaataaacaaatatagaagaaaaaaatgtctttgtatAAAGTACCATATCCCCGATGATGTGTTGTAGGTTCCTGTGGTCCGTCGAGGTCTCCTGGACCAGAACTGTTCTCGATGCTGGACTGTCGAGATCTGGACAGAGGGAGGGGGGCAGGCAGACCCTGATGGACTCTTCCCTTGAAGAACCAGGCTCCTGAACGCTTCTGGACCTGCAGGAACACAcggagaattcagatagaaaggTGGCTCATAGTGGactgtgtttctttgtgtgatTGTTTGATGCATAAATATATTGAAAGATTAATAAACTGATTTGATTTAACTGGGAACAAAAACTTTATTCTTCACTCCTTAATCCAATGATACAGACACTTGACCACTTTGTATTTTGCAGCATTACAGAGCAGTTCTTCTGTATGACTGACAGCAGAGAGCATTTATTTAAAGAGTCGGTCTCCCCGGGGCAGAGACCTCAACAAACTGCAGTGCCATCATCAAAACAGCATTGTACAACCGCATCagtgagagaaacagaaagcagACCTTATTCTTCATGTTTCATATTGATCAAAAACCACTATCTGTATTTCTTTAAGAATTAAAAGCTGTTGAAATAAATCCTTTTTTTGGGGGATTATTGAGGAGGTGTCAATGGAAGGTAATTTTCCAGGTCACTGGACAGTGAAATGCAGCTCTGTGCTAAAAAAGATGAGTCTAAAAGCTAGAAAATGGTTCGTATCAGAAGAAGAAGCGTCTGTTCTGGTGGCGGATGAACGACATAATGGCATAATTTGGCCCCGTGATTTTATCAAACCCACTCTGTTCTTCATCGCTCCTCATCTTCTCACCTCTTGCTGTTCATTGCAGATTCTGCACAGCCACATAGGACTCGTCCTGCTGTTGCTTGAAATCCCACATTTGCTGCATATGTGCTGCAAAAAGagataaatacaaacataaGACCAGTGGTGGAGGATGCATTCAGATcctaataccacactgaaatacactgttacaagtaaaagccctACATTGAAATTGTTCCTTCAGTAAAAGTATTTGAGTATAATCAagaaaatgtagttaaagtattaaAACGGTGACTTAATTTTTAATAAAGtaattattactcatgcataaatgtaaaagcaggattttactgttgtagttggttgaggtggagctcattttgaactattaattgtttattatatatattataaattattattttcattatggattataTATGGATAATTCcttaatattattttgtgtAATTGTGTGATTAAATTGTACAATAATTCTACTGTACAATActcaataatacaataatactgcatttatactatgcatttcaataaatattatttaattcttatttatactattcttgcatttatatttaacacacttaatagatcccacttctcagcatttatttaattatctaTTTACTCtctgtatttattcatatttctatttctcatttcttatttttcttatttatttatatttatattattatatatatattatatatatattatattatatatatatatatattatatatatataatatatatatattattatatatatttatatatactatattgtagcattatatACATAATTTACATCTTACAtgctcctttatttctattttcttttatatctttataCTTTTATTATGGCTGTTCAATcgatttaaattatttaatcgcaattaattacaaattatttgtaaattttgtatctgttcaaaatacagcttaaagggagatttgtcaagtatttaatactcttatctctcatgttgataagagtattaaatacttgagaaatctccctttaaggcatattttgaacagataaaaaatatgcaattaaatGTTTAATGCAATTAAATGTTGAATtctagtgaagtagaagtataaagtgacATGagaagaaaatactcaagtatcTCAAATTGGTACTAGTAttagtgcagtacttgagtaaatgtacttagttacattccaccactgcagaaAGGGATAATCCTACATAGATCTTGATGGCAGGTGCACGGAGCACATACGTATATCTTACCGTTCAGTGAGCATTAACCTTTACTTAGTTATTGGGAGCAACAAGAAGCAGAATGTGGAGCATGAGACCAGGAGATGCAGAGTGTATGTCAGTACATGTTAGTGTATGGCCCACTGGGCGCTTATCGCCATAGGAAACCTCTCAGGAGCTACACAACACTATAGAAAACATAGTAAACAGAAATCCTCTGAGGACTCTTCTCTTTCCTTGTTGAAGCAGAAAGAACACAGATATCCACCTACTTTATTGCACTGCACACAGAGGACAGCTGTGACCGCCTGTGGTCCGAACGACGCCCCACACAGCAGACAGTGCGACTGCCCGTCACCGCACGCCGTCTGCTTGATGTTATTCAGGCGGCTGGAGAGACGCCTGAGaacataaatacatgtaaagCACAACAAAACTTGGCACAAGTTTTACACCAAAAAATCATTCAACTCAGCGAGCATCTCCGGTACGCTGGACTGATGTGACTctgtaaaacagaaaacaatagtTTTCCATCTCACTCAATCCTCTTATGCTCCGTGGCCTCCATCATGGCCGCACGAGCCAGTACGCCGTTGATGATCTCCTTCTCCTCATCCGTGAGCTCCTCCCCTGGGGGGCCGCCAGACATGTTCATCGTCCACCCGATCCTggacccaaaacacacacacacacacacacacacacacacacacacacacacacacacaaatagacacGCAGAGTATAAGTGGCATGCAAAGTAGAAACGTAGCTCAGCCCCAAAAAGGCCAGTGACTCCAAAAAGTGCATCACTAAAGGAGAGCGAGACACTAAAGTCAGAGGACGGGAGCACAGCTGGAAACATTCTGGACAACGCTGAGCAACTGCAAACACTGTCACACACGGTCGCTCACTAGTGGGTTACATGATGACTTATCTTAATAATACATGAAACCAAGACATCATCTGAAAGCAGTTTGTTCATGTGTCTCAGCCTGAGGGCCTCTCACCTCATGTGAGGATGCTGTTCGTGGACTACAGCTCAGCGTTcaatactagggatgcaccgatacccgataccagtatcgggtatcgggtccgatactgtgctcatgtactcgaacttgcaaaacagctctgatacaacggcaccgactccactttacggcagcgtgacgttaacctctcgtcaccatctttcgggtcctatcgcacgcactcacgctccacctccctgacggtgcgggcgagacaggcctgtggtgcgcccgaccccgcagggccgggatcccaccatAGCTGGCACGCACCTGCCCTGACTTTCATtacgccacggggttttgcttgcatcCTCTGACTCGCGTGTGCGCCATGGGTCTGCAGACATCGCTGCAGACTCCTgacgccttttacgtgggcacgacgcggttgagCCGCACTAAAGACAGTCCGCCCCGTACCGGTCGCTCCGCACCgtctcgtatgcgggactccccagcctgccgtgtgtcgctcacaccctccagctggctgttaacgagggtcttttggcacagagaagtactcgtatcagtactcggtatcggcgagtacccaaatgtaagtacttgtactcggtctgaaaaaaggtctggtatcggtgcatccctattcaaTACAATATTGCACTCCATGTTCGTCAATAAGCTCAAGGATCTGGGCCTGAACACAGCACCGTGTGACTGGATACTGGACTTTCTGATGGACCGACTCCAGTTGGTGAGAGTGGAcgatagactgtatataaggagTGGATATAGTCACCGTGccgtcacccattggttggtGGACTAcgattttgaagcctcgagtttggcgtTTTGGCCGTTGCTtgtttatttgcaaccagaagtgacacgagagggtggagctaagtacaaccgaacgctgaataagacatttttagttaactttcaagaactgaaaatatactgtgaaagggttaaagttgaacgacgaactcccagaccggacgtcgccgtggtagcgacctgtcaatcacgatGTAGCCCCGCcccaaagcatcccctgctttatggtctatctgactctaaatgggatcatcatttactaaatgaacatcatgctgtattgaagaagacttgaaactagagactgagaccataaactcatgtttacaatgtttactgaggaaataaatcaagagagaagtaggctcattttctcatagacttctatacaatctgacttctttttgacTTCATTCATTATATCAGTTGTTAAAAGATAACTGTGGAAATTAGATTTTTCCCAAAACATATATTGATTGAAACAATACAGCAAATAGTCTGTGCTACATCACCACAATATTTTGAGAAACACAAGCCTGTGCACCTATTTTTGCAACAGATTAGATCAAGGTGGCTAAATTTGTTGCATGCATAATTGTGAAGCTCAGACCTCCAGGctacagatggagagagaatagCTGCTTTGGGATGGTTATGAGGATTTCATCTTACTGCGTACCTGCAGAGCTTCCGTGCACGTTATGAAATGAGGAAGACACATGCACAGCTTGACCACAGCTCATGAAATGCTCCTATTAGCACTTCCTATTTTCTTCTTCATGAGAGAAGGTAAAGTGCTCTTTATAACCCTCAGTGTGATGTAGATGTGTTGATCGGCGCCACAGATGGTCCAGTGGTTAAGGTTAAGGACGCTGACTGCAAACGCCGAGACGCAGGTTCGAACCCCGTCTGAAGTACGCCACACAGGAGTGTATGTGATGAAGGTGTGGTTTCATTTGTCTGCTCTaataaacaaaaactgaacgctgTGGTCACAAAAGGCGTCGATTTCAACTTGTGAATTTCCGAATTTACAATATCGACCAACGAGGaggaaacagaaaacacataagTCCATGTGAGCCCAGGGGGTCTAGCTTGATGggcattttaaaaagaaatggtatgtttttgttatcactttacatgtgtTCTagtctttaaagggactgtttgtaactttgtaagcgtataaatgtaccgggtcgggacacatgcacgctcgagtatgcgcgttcgcgtgtggccgctgcctcgtctcttctgcctgcttgccttc encodes:
- the rph3aa gene encoding rabphilin-3A isoform X1, with amino-acid sequence MNMSGGPPGEELTDEEKEIINGVLARAAMMEATEHKRIERLSSRLNNIKQTACGDGQSHCLLCGASFGPQAVTAVLCVQCNKHICSKCGISSNSRTSPMWLCRICNEQQEVQKRSGAWFFKGRVHQGLPAPLPLSRSRQSSIENSSGPGDLDGPQEPTTHHRGYEPQQQQQQQQQQQQSSCGSEQWEQTARTTADSYNESPSCPAAVMKTERHVLASKPPRAVAQQVAPTSDVETPPAVEENRQPVVSGSISSPVPAARMNAAVNNAAPPRPPPDRTEEEDDYDSDDATTLGSLEFSLLYEQENHALHCCIVKAKGLKPMDSNGLADPYVKLHLLPGASKSNKLRTKTLKTTLNPVWNETLVYHGITDDEMSRKTLRLSVSDEDKFGHNEFIGETRVALKKLKFNQKKSFSVCLERAIPVKKAVGGPARGMAVYEDDQNEGEDSEERGRILVSLTYNSQLGRLMVGVVRCAHLAAMDSNGYSDPFVKVCLKPDMGKKAKNKTQIKKKTLNPEFNEEFGYEIKHGELAKKTLDISVWDYDMGKSNDFIGGCQLGIQAKGECLKHWYECLKNKDKKIERWHVLLNDNTVQFDD
- the rph3aa gene encoding rabphilin-3A isoform X2; protein product: MNMSGGPPGEELTDEEKEIINGVLARAAMMEATEHKRIERLSSRLNNIKQTACGDGQSHCLLCGASFGPQAVTAVLCVQCNKHICSKCGISSNSRTSPMWLCRICNEQQEVQKRSGAWFFKGRVHQGLPAPLPLSRSRQSSIENSSGPGDLDGPQEPTTHHRGYEPQQQQQQQQQQQQSSCGSEQWEQTARTTADSYNESPSCPAAVMKTERHVLASKPPRAVAQQVAPTSDVETPPAVEENRQPVVSGSISSPVPAARMNAAVNNAAPPRPPPDRTEEEDDYDSDDATTLGSLEFSLLYEQENHALHCCIVKAKGLKPMDSNGLADPYVKLHLLPGASKSNKLRTKTLKTTLNPVWNETLVYHGITDDEMSRKTLRLSVSDEDKFGHNEFIGETRVALKKLKFNQKKSFSVCLERAIPVKKAVGGPARGMAVYEDDNEGEDSEERGRILVSLTYNSQLGRLMVGVVRCAHLAAMDSNGYSDPFVKVCLKPDMGKKAKNKTQIKKKTLNPEFNEEFGYEIKHGELAKKTLDISVWDYDMGKSNDFIGGCQLGIQAKGECLKHWYECLKNKDKKIERWHVLLNDNTVQFDD